A DNA window from Rhizobium jaguaris contains the following coding sequences:
- a CDS encoding pyrophosphate--fructose-6-phosphate 1-phosphotransferase — protein sequence MAKQKVAMLTAGGLAPCLSSAVGGLIQRYSDVAPDLDIIAYRSGYQGVLLADRIEITPGMRERAHLLHRYGGSPIGNSRVKLTNAADCVKRGLVKEGENPLRVAAERLASDGVTILHTIGGDDTNTTAADLAAYLGANGYDLTVVGLPKTVDNDVVPIRQSLGAWTAAEVGAHFFDNVSNEQTAAPRTLVIHEVMGRSCGWLTAATARAYIQKTSTYEYVEGFMMNAAMKSIDGLYLPEMAFDIEAEAERLKAIMDKTGQVTLFVSEGAALDAIVAEREAAGETIKRDAFGHVKIDTINVGNWFQKQFATLLGAERSLVQKSGYFARSAPANGEDLRLIQGMVDLAVESALNKVSGVTGHDEGQGGKLRTIEFPRIKGGKPFDLSLSWFAEVMEHIGQKYTQS from the coding sequence GCCGGCGGATTGGCGCCCTGTCTCTCCTCCGCGGTTGGCGGCCTGATCCAGCGCTACAGCGACGTCGCGCCCGATCTCGACATCATCGCTTATCGCTCCGGCTATCAGGGCGTTCTACTGGCCGATCGCATTGAAATCACGCCCGGTATGCGCGAACGGGCCCATCTGCTGCACCGCTACGGCGGTTCGCCGATCGGCAACAGCCGCGTTAAGCTCACCAACGCTGCCGATTGCGTCAAGCGCGGCCTCGTCAAGGAAGGTGAAAATCCACTCCGTGTCGCTGCCGAGCGCCTCGCCTCGGATGGCGTCACCATTCTTCACACGATCGGTGGCGACGACACCAACACGACGGCGGCCGATCTTGCCGCCTATCTCGGCGCCAATGGCTATGACCTGACTGTGGTCGGCCTGCCGAAAACGGTCGACAACGATGTTGTGCCGATCCGCCAGTCTCTCGGCGCATGGACGGCAGCCGAAGTCGGCGCGCATTTCTTCGACAATGTCAGCAATGAACAGACCGCCGCTCCGCGTACCCTCGTTATTCATGAAGTCATGGGCCGCAGCTGCGGCTGGCTGACGGCGGCGACCGCCCGCGCCTATATCCAGAAGACCAGCACCTATGAATATGTGGAAGGCTTCATGATGAATGCCGCCATGAAGAGCATTGACGGCCTCTACCTGCCGGAAATGGCCTTCGACATAGAAGCGGAAGCCGAGCGCCTGAAGGCCATCATGGACAAGACCGGTCAAGTGACGCTGTTCGTTTCGGAAGGTGCCGCTCTCGACGCTATCGTCGCCGAGCGTGAAGCCGCCGGAGAAACCATCAAGCGCGATGCCTTCGGTCATGTGAAGATCGATACCATCAACGTCGGCAACTGGTTCCAGAAGCAATTCGCCACCCTCCTCGGCGCGGAGCGCTCCCTGGTACAGAAGTCGGGCTACTTTGCCCGCTCGGCGCCGGCCAACGGCGAAGACCTGCGTCTCATCCAGGGCATGGTCGATCTCGCGGTTGAAAGTGCATTGAATAAGGTGTCCGGCGTCACCGGCCACGACGAAGGCCAGGGCGGCAAGCTGCGCACCATCGAATTCCCGCGCATCAAGGGCGGCAAGCCCTTCGATCTGTCATTGTCGTGGTTCGCCGAGGTCATGGAGCATATTGGGCAAAAATACACCCAATCCTAA
- a CDS encoding DMT family transporter, which translates to MNTTNGMNALTWSLLLLLGLIWGGSFFFARIAVHDVPPFTLVFLRLSLAAIALHAYIAGRFGIYGLLRTHWRQFLLLGLINNAVPHALIFVGQTQMGAGLASILNATTPIWTVLIGNHFTTDERLTSAKLAGCLTGLVGTIVLLGPSMTDRAEVPFWALLLPILAAISYGFAAIYAKRFKGMAPPVIAAGQLTCSATLMLPVALFADQPWTLATPPTSALAAIFGMALLSTAFAYILYFRIMALAGATNASLVTLLVPPSAILLGFLFLGERLGITEITGMLLIGAGLLILDGRLYARMRPNVRTSGQ; encoded by the coding sequence ATGAACACCACCAACGGCATGAACGCGCTGACCTGGAGTCTGCTGCTATTGCTCGGACTCATCTGGGGCGGCTCGTTCTTCTTCGCCCGTATCGCCGTTCACGACGTGCCGCCCTTCACGCTGGTTTTCCTCCGTTTGTCGCTGGCGGCAATAGCGCTACATGCCTACATCGCCGGTCGTTTCGGAATCTATGGTTTGCTGCGAACGCATTGGCGGCAATTCCTGTTGCTGGGCTTAATCAACAACGCCGTACCGCATGCGCTGATCTTCGTCGGCCAAACGCAGATGGGCGCGGGGCTCGCATCTATCCTGAACGCGACGACGCCGATCTGGACCGTATTGATCGGCAACCATTTCACCACCGACGAGCGGCTGACTTCCGCCAAGCTCGCCGGCTGCCTGACGGGGCTCGTCGGCACGATCGTACTGCTCGGGCCAAGCATGACTGATAGAGCCGAGGTTCCATTCTGGGCGCTGCTGCTGCCGATCCTTGCCGCGATCTCCTATGGCTTCGCCGCAATCTATGCCAAGCGTTTCAAAGGCATGGCGCCGCCTGTTATTGCGGCGGGCCAATTGACCTGTTCCGCTACCCTCATGCTGCCGGTGGCCCTTTTTGCTGACCAGCCCTGGACCTTGGCAACGCCACCCACCAGCGCCCTCGCCGCCATTTTCGGCATGGCACTCTTGTCGACCGCGTTTGCCTATATCCTCTACTTCCGCATCATGGCGCTCGCAGGCGCCACCAACGCCTCGCTGGTGACCCTGCTCGTGCCGCCGAGCGCTATCCTGCTCGGCTTTCTTTTCTTGGGCGAGCGACTGGGGATCACCGAAATCACCGGCATGCTGCTGATCGGCGCCGGCCTGCTCATACTCGACGGACGGCTCTACGCGCGCATGCGACCGAACGTCCGAACGAGCGGTCAATAG
- a CDS encoding glycoside hydrolase family 25 protein, with translation MRRLLSCLLPLAFLLNSCTMGYDSFQTASVPKSRFKDTKPQDFGRDHPERHPVHGIDISKWQGDINWQSVKNSGIAFVFIKATEGKDRIDDRFSEYWRDANAAGIPYAPYHFYYFCSTADDQADWFIHNVPKNARMLPPVVDVEWNPDSPTCRTRPAPETVRAEIKRFMDRLEAYYGKRPIIYTSVDFHRDNLVGYFKDYKFWVRSVAKHPKEIYADRSWDFWQYTSTGLIPGIKGPTDINVFSGSEQNWHNWVAAVEKEGNS, from the coding sequence ATGCGCAGGCTTCTGTCATGCTTACTGCCGCTCGCCTTCCTCCTCAACAGCTGCACCATGGGCTATGACAGCTTTCAGACCGCGTCGGTACCGAAGTCTCGTTTCAAGGATACGAAGCCGCAGGACTTCGGCCGCGATCATCCGGAGCGTCACCCCGTTCACGGCATCGACATCTCGAAATGGCAAGGCGATATCAATTGGCAGTCGGTGAAGAACTCAGGCATTGCCTTCGTCTTCATCAAGGCGACCGAAGGCAAAGATAGGATCGATGACCGCTTCAGCGAATATTGGCGCGACGCGAACGCAGCCGGTATCCCGTACGCGCCCTATCACTTCTACTATTTCTGTTCGACGGCAGACGACCAGGCCGACTGGTTCATTCACAATGTGCCGAAGAACGCGAGGATGCTTCCGCCTGTTGTCGACGTCGAATGGAACCCTGACTCGCCAACCTGCCGTACCAGACCGGCTCCTGAAACGGTGCGCGCTGAGATCAAGCGCTTCATGGATCGCCTGGAAGCCTATTACGGCAAGCGCCCGATCATTTATACGTCGGTCGACTTCCACCGCGACAACCTCGTCGGATACTTCAAGGACTATAAGTTCTGGGTGCGCTCAGTCGCAAAGCATCCCAAGGAGATCTACGCGGATCGCAGCTGGGACTTCTGGCAATACACGTCGACGGGCCTGATCCCGGGCATCAAGGGACCGACTGACATCAATGTTTTCTCCGGTTCCGAACAAAATTGGCACAACTGGGTGGCGGCAGTAGAGAAGGAAGGAAATTCTTGA
- a CDS encoding serine hydrolase domain-containing protein, with the protein MHLISRVIGALFLLLLIIVAGGVVWLSVSPPELLRVGDGYAAKIVCSNTFIAKRDPEKVLADDVQAPGNPALKLVSVSVDREDGVVTARFLGMFAPNYALYRGALGCTTVPDGDLHAARSAVFLNKVRVAKNDSLWPDGSKVVLDQNETGVALSKLIANPDFAGPEMRAIVVVKDGRIAAEAYGDGFNNGTPLIGWSMTKTVNAAIIGRLMLSGRMSFDDQNLLPQWSGDVRKNIKLSDLLGMESGLAFNEGYGAVSDVTRMLYLDPDSTRVAASAPQEAPAGERFNYSSGTAILLARLWMNRLPNESAAIAYPREALFAPLGMSSAVFEADERGTYVGGSYLYATARDWARFGQFLLQDGVWKGQRLLPEGFVGAMRTPTTASEGIYTQVQAWLAGPGGSDAQFGLPTDTFWMLGHDGQSVAIVPSANLVLVRMGLTPGWVDYKPQILLKKILDITTPAKTSGPTGANKMVQDNQ; encoded by the coding sequence ATGCATTTGATATCGAGAGTGATCGGAGCTCTTTTCCTTTTGCTGCTGATCATTGTCGCGGGCGGTGTCGTCTGGCTTTCGGTCTCGCCACCGGAATTGCTGAGGGTCGGCGACGGTTATGCCGCCAAAATCGTCTGCTCGAACACCTTTATCGCCAAGCGCGATCCCGAAAAGGTGTTGGCGGATGACGTGCAGGCACCAGGCAATCCAGCGCTGAAACTCGTCAGTGTTTCGGTTGATCGAGAGGATGGGGTAGTAACCGCCCGTTTCCTGGGCATGTTCGCGCCTAACTATGCACTCTATCGTGGCGCGCTCGGGTGCACGACAGTTCCGGACGGCGATTTACATGCGGCACGGAGCGCGGTCTTCCTGAACAAGGTGAGGGTGGCCAAAAACGATTCCCTTTGGCCGGATGGCAGTAAGGTCGTACTGGATCAGAATGAGACCGGCGTCGCGCTTTCAAAACTTATCGCCAATCCGGACTTTGCCGGTCCGGAAATGCGTGCCATCGTTGTCGTCAAGGACGGCCGCATCGCGGCCGAGGCCTATGGCGACGGGTTCAACAACGGCACGCCGCTGATCGGCTGGTCGATGACGAAGACAGTCAATGCCGCCATCATCGGCCGTCTGATGCTTTCGGGCCGCATGTCCTTCGACGATCAGAATCTCCTGCCGCAGTGGAGCGGCGATGTGCGCAAGAACATCAAGCTCAGCGATCTCCTCGGCATGGAGAGCGGGCTGGCTTTCAACGAAGGATATGGCGCTGTCTCCGACGTGACGCGCATGCTCTATCTCGATCCGGACTCGACGAGGGTCGCCGCCAGCGCGCCTCAGGAGGCTCCGGCCGGCGAGCGCTTCAACTATTCCAGCGGCACGGCGATATTGCTCGCGAGGCTCTGGATGAACAGGCTTCCGAATGAGAGTGCTGCGATCGCCTATCCGCGCGAGGCGCTGTTTGCTCCGCTCGGCATGTCCAGCGCGGTGTTCGAAGCCGATGAGCGTGGCACCTATGTCGGCGGCTCCTATCTTTACGCGACGGCGCGCGATTGGGCGCGCTTTGGGCAATTCCTGCTGCAGGATGGCGTCTGGAAAGGTCAGCGCCTGTTGCCGGAAGGCTTTGTCGGCGCCATGCGGACCCCGACGACGGCATCGGAAGGTATCTATACGCAGGTTCAAGCCTGGCTCGCGGGCCCCGGTGGCTCCGATGCACAGTTCGGCCTGCCGACGGACACATTCTGGATGCTCGGACATGATGGGCAGAGTGTTGCTATCGTACCATCGGCCAATCTCGTGCTGGTGCGCATGGGGCTGACGCCGGGCTGGGTCGACTACAAGCCGCAGATTCTGCTGAAGAAGATTCTGGATATAACGACGCCGGCCAAAACCTCAGGTCCGACCGGCGCCAATAAAATGGTCCAGGATAATCAGTAA
- a CDS encoding ArsR/SmtB family transcription factor encodes MTDLVKFGLDGLVDVLKAAGEPTRLRLLALLAAGDLTVTDLTEILGQSQPRISRHLKLLGEAGLIDRYQEGAWAYFRLKQEGKAVILVRTLLRHAAENDPVLLRDGERLAAVKRIRAERAQAYFSRNAAEWDELRRLHVADEDVDKALIELIGPQQIDSFLDLGTGTGRMLQLLAGHYRRAVGIDASRDMLAVARANLDRSNITAASVRHGDIFNLPLEAQDFDLITIHQVLHFLDQPEIAINEAARMLRPGGRLVIIDLAPHGLEYLRDEHAHLRLGFSHQTISEWLKLAGLDVEQVLDLHSGKEGGQALTVTIWLARDPRLLIAAGQGLQSSPVLAGRA; translated from the coding sequence ATGACGGATCTGGTGAAATTCGGTTTGGATGGTCTGGTGGATGTGCTGAAGGCGGCAGGCGAGCCTACGCGGCTGCGGCTGCTGGCGCTTCTTGCCGCCGGCGATCTCACCGTCACCGATCTTACCGAAATTCTCGGCCAGTCGCAGCCCCGTATTTCACGGCATCTGAAGCTGCTCGGCGAGGCTGGCCTGATTGACCGCTATCAGGAGGGCGCGTGGGCCTATTTCCGTCTGAAGCAGGAAGGCAAGGCGGTCATCCTCGTGCGCACGCTTCTCCGGCACGCGGCTGAAAATGATCCGGTATTGCTGCGCGACGGCGAGCGGCTTGCCGCCGTCAAGCGCATCCGTGCCGAGCGGGCGCAAGCCTACTTCAGCCGCAATGCAGCCGAATGGGACGAACTGCGCCGCCTGCATGTGGCTGATGAGGATGTCGACAAGGCTCTGATCGAGTTGATCGGCCCGCAGCAGATCGACTCTTTCCTCGATCTTGGCACCGGTACAGGCCGCATGCTGCAATTGCTGGCGGGCCATTATCGCCGTGCGGTCGGCATCGATGCCAGCCGCGACATGCTGGCGGTGGCGCGCGCCAATCTCGACCGATCGAACATCACCGCCGCTTCGGTGCGACATGGCGACATCTTCAATCTGCCGCTCGAGGCGCAGGACTTCGACCTGATCACCATTCATCAGGTGCTGCATTTCCTCGATCAGCCGGAGATCGCCATCAACGAGGCGGCACGAATGCTCAGGCCCGGCGGCCGGCTGGTGATCATCGATCTCGCCCCGCATGGGCTGGAATATCTACGCGACGAACATGCGCATTTGAGACTCGGTTTCTCGCATCAGACCATATCGGAATGGCTGAAATTGGCGGGGCTCGATGTCGAACAGGTGCTGGACCTTCATTCGGGGAAGGAAGGCGGTCAAGCGCTGACGGTCACGATCTGGCTGGCACGCGACCCGCGGCTGCTGATCGCCGCCGGGCAGGGCCTCCAGTCGTCCCCAGTTCTTGCCGGGAGAGCTTGA
- a CDS encoding DUF3419 family protein, giving the protein MTEFAPDAGLRKNRKVKEAVLQHKALSKAGFSERLFGMLFSGLVYPQIWEDPDIDMEAMELQPHHRIVTIGSGGCNMLAYLSQSPASIDVVDLNRHHIALNKLKLAAFRLLPAHADLVRFFGTPGVSANSQAYDQFIAPRLDPATAAYWGGRDMYGRRRVTVFNRNIYKTGLLGRFIGAAHVLARLHGVRLAKMTEARTVREQRQFFDNEIAPIFDKPMVRWLLGRKSSLFGLGIPPQQYDELASLAGDDSISGVLKHRLEKLSCHFPMRDNYFAWQAFARRYAAQHQGPLPTYLRPEHYPAIRANADRVDVHHANFTELLASKPAASRDRYILLDAQDWMNDEQLNQLWAEITRTAREGARVIFRTAAEKSIIEGRLSPAIRDQWVYFEERSQELNVRDRSAIYGGFHIYGKKA; this is encoded by the coding sequence ATGACGGAATTCGCCCCGGATGCCGGTCTCCGCAAGAACCGGAAAGTCAAGGAAGCTGTTCTGCAACACAAGGCTCTGTCGAAAGCCGGCTTTTCCGAGCGTCTGTTCGGCATGCTGTTTTCCGGCCTTGTCTACCCGCAGATCTGGGAGGATCCGGATATCGACATGGAGGCGATGGAGCTTCAGCCCCACCACCGCATCGTCACCATCGGCTCCGGCGGCTGCAACATGCTCGCCTACCTCTCGCAGAGCCCGGCTTCGATCGATGTCGTTGACCTCAATCGTCACCACATCGCCCTGAACAAGCTCAAGCTCGCCGCCTTCCGGCTGCTGCCCGCTCATGCCGATCTGGTGCGCTTCTTCGGCACGCCCGGCGTCAGCGCCAACAGCCAGGCCTATGACCAGTTCATTGCGCCGCGGCTGGATCCGGCAACTGCTGCCTATTGGGGCGGCCGCGATATGTATGGTCGCCGCCGCGTTACGGTGTTCAACCGCAACATCTACAAGACGGGCTTGCTCGGACGCTTTATCGGCGCCGCTCACGTGCTGGCGCGCCTGCATGGCGTCCGTCTCGCCAAGATGACGGAAGCGCGCACGGTCAGGGAACAACGGCAGTTTTTCGACAATGAGATTGCGCCGATCTTCGACAAGCCGATGGTACGCTGGCTGCTCGGCCGCAAGAGCTCGCTTTTCGGCCTCGGCATCCCGCCGCAGCAATATGACGAACTTGCGAGCCTCGCCGGCGACGATTCCATCTCGGGTGTTCTGAAGCACCGCCTGGAGAAGCTGTCGTGTCATTTCCCGATGCGCGACAACTATTTTGCCTGGCAGGCCTTCGCGCGGCGCTATGCCGCCCAGCATCAAGGGCCGCTCCCGACCTATCTGCGGCCCGAGCATTATCCCGCCATTCGCGCCAATGCTGACCGCGTCGACGTACATCACGCCAACTTTACCGAACTTTTGGCTTCCAAGCCGGCCGCCTCGCGCGACCGCTACATCCTGCTCGACGCGCAGGATTGGATGAACGACGAACAGCTGAACCAGCTCTGGGCGGAAATCACCCGGACGGCCCGCGAAGGCGCCCGCGTCATTTTCCGCACGGCTGCCGAAAAGAGCATCATCGAAGGCCGCCTCTCCCCCGCCATTCGTGATCAGTGGGTCTATTTCGAAGAGCGCTCGCAGGAGCTTAACGTCCGCGACCGCTCGGCGATCTACGGTGGCTTCCACATCTATGGGAAAAAAGCGTGA
- the metF gene encoding methylenetetrahydrofolate reductase [NAD(P)H], whose translation MSSKTENGQRGIRISFEFFPPKSEEAEVQLWNTVADLTEWQPEFVSVTYGAGGSTKAPTLSAVRRMIHETPFTTASHLTCVGATREDTHRVIDDFLSAGVRRFVALRGDPPGGVGSAYRPHPGGYANAAELVSALRERGDFDISVSAYPEKHPESRDTAADIDMLKRKADNGANRALTQFFFDNDVFERYHDRVRAAGVKIPVVPGIMPIQNLTQLKRFAGACGTSIPSWLDERFDGLDEHADKRASVAADVAAEQIEDLVRRGINEFHLYTMNRSPLVSAVLERLGIRRKADACEGAAA comes from the coding sequence ATGTCTTCAAAGACTGAAAACGGCCAGCGTGGCATCCGCATTTCCTTCGAGTTCTTCCCGCCGAAATCGGAAGAGGCCGAGGTGCAATTGTGGAACACGGTCGCCGACCTGACCGAGTGGCAGCCGGAATTCGTCTCGGTCACCTATGGCGCCGGGGGCTCAACCAAGGCGCCGACCCTGTCAGCCGTGCGCCGTATGATCCATGAGACACCGTTTACGACCGCTTCACATCTGACTTGCGTCGGCGCAACGCGCGAGGATACGCATCGCGTCATCGATGATTTCCTCTCCGCTGGAGTCCGCCGTTTCGTGGCCTTGCGTGGTGACCCACCGGGCGGCGTCGGCTCTGCTTACCGGCCGCATCCCGGCGGTTATGCCAATGCCGCCGAACTGGTGTCGGCGTTGCGTGAGCGCGGTGATTTCGATATTTCCGTGTCGGCCTATCCGGAAAAGCACCCGGAAAGCCGTGACACCGCCGCTGATATCGACATGCTGAAGCGCAAGGCTGATAACGGCGCCAACCGGGCTTTGACCCAGTTCTTCTTTGATAATGACGTCTTTGAACGCTATCACGACCGCGTCCGCGCCGCCGGTGTCAAGATTCCCGTCGTGCCGGGTATCATGCCGATCCAGAACCTGACTCAGTTGAAGCGCTTTGCCGGCGCCTGCGGCACCAGCATCCCTTCTTGGCTGGATGAGCGCTTTGACGGCCTAGACGAGCATGCAGACAAGCGGGCCAGCGTCGCCGCAGATGTCGCCGCGGAGCAGATCGAAGACCTGGTTCGCCGCGGCATCAACGAGTTTCATCTCTACACGATGAATCGCTCACCGCTTGTCTCAGCCGTTCTCGAACGATTGGGCATCCGGCGGAAGGCGGATGCCTGCGAGGGTGCCGCTGCCTAA
- a CDS encoding class I SAM-dependent methyltransferase, whose product MSQADTGLQTSSKSHAGLMDGMYRYQRHIYDLTRKYYLFGRDRTIAHLNVPFGGSLLEVGCGTGRNMLLAHRRFPSARLYGLDISQEMLISARNNFRGLKQTPDFRVADATAFSAADFGVAGFDRVMISYALSMIPDWKSAIDASLDAVIPGGELHIVDFGQQERLPGWFRTMLKGWLKKFHVTPRADLRTVLEERVQARGAKLIFEEIGRGYAWRAVVVKPRA is encoded by the coding sequence GTGAGCCAGGCGGACACAGGTCTTCAGACAAGCTCTAAGAGCCATGCCGGACTGATGGACGGCATGTACCGCTACCAGCGGCACATCTACGACTTGACCCGCAAATACTACCTCTTCGGCCGCGACCGCACCATTGCGCACCTCAACGTGCCTTTCGGCGGCTCCCTGCTGGAAGTGGGCTGCGGCACCGGCCGCAACATGTTGCTGGCGCATCGCCGCTTTCCGTCGGCCAGGCTTTACGGCCTCGACATCTCGCAGGAAATGCTGATCTCTGCCCGCAATAATTTTCGCGGCCTAAAGCAGACGCCGGATTTCCGTGTGGCCGACGCCACCGCCTTTTCGGCTGCCGATTTCGGTGTCGCCGGCTTCGACCGCGTTATGATCTCCTACGCTCTGTCGATGATCCCGGATTGGAAGAGCGCGATCGATGCCTCTCTCGATGCGGTTATTCCCGGCGGCGAACTGCATATCGTCGATTTTGGCCAGCAGGAGCGACTGCCGGGCTGGTTTCGCACCATGCTGAAGGGCTGGCTGAAGAAGTTCCACGTCACGCCGCGAGCCGACCTCCGTACGGTGCTGGAAGAGCGCGTTCAGGCGCGCGGTGCCAAGCTGATATTCGAAGAGATCGGACGTGGTTACGCATGGAGAGCCGTCGTCGTTAAGCCGCGCGCCTAG
- a CDS encoding lytic transglycosylase domain-containing protein, with protein sequence MVTIGFPSLKRSVAFSAMMCGVLAGCASTQQQTSQAGLPSAQTNVPHPNTNPASVGATSSSGGVAMASTTPATAGQQIQPQQQTVPQQQAVLMKSDRVGAGFAQNVGGGSAAQNQVQIAQDRMGGPVTNAPNAANQGTVAIAAVTGTPTANTSAAAAYAASDEPPIPAVVAIPIPNPARPGDTALLPVSSSVTEGQATIPMTSDVAAIQSVVPTPRPGEDAPIMAPTEVAFAAPTQIPGMGYVDNRMHYDFNFDASGPTIVPAVLLPRNDDSSDVPAAEKSYVSKLIQKYAKLYEIPESLIHRVVHRESRYNPKAYNRAGYFGLMQIKYNTAKSMGYEGPPSGLLDAETNIKYAAKYLRGAWMVADNKAENKEVNAVQLYAHGYYFDAKRKGLEAVANGNY encoded by the coding sequence ATGGTAACGATCGGATTTCCCAGCCTGAAGCGCAGCGTTGCCTTTTCGGCAATGATGTGCGGCGTTCTTGCGGGGTGTGCAAGCACTCAGCAACAGACGTCCCAGGCAGGACTCCCGTCGGCACAAACCAACGTGCCGCATCCGAATACAAACCCGGCTTCGGTCGGTGCTACATCGTCTTCAGGCGGCGTGGCTATGGCATCCACCACACCGGCAACAGCAGGCCAGCAGATCCAACCGCAGCAGCAGACCGTGCCGCAACAGCAGGCAGTATTGATGAAATCCGACCGCGTTGGCGCCGGTTTTGCGCAAAACGTTGGCGGCGGTTCGGCTGCTCAAAACCAGGTCCAAATAGCCCAGGACCGCATGGGTGGTCCGGTAACGAATGCGCCGAACGCAGCCAATCAGGGCACCGTCGCCATTGCGGCCGTGACCGGCACTCCGACGGCGAACACATCCGCAGCAGCCGCATATGCAGCCTCCGACGAGCCGCCGATCCCCGCCGTCGTCGCCATCCCGATTCCGAATCCCGCGCGTCCGGGCGATACCGCGCTTCTGCCTGTTTCGAGTTCCGTGACCGAGGGGCAAGCAACCATTCCGATGACATCGGACGTGGCCGCCATTCAATCCGTCGTTCCGACGCCCCGCCCTGGTGAAGATGCGCCGATCATGGCGCCGACCGAAGTCGCCTTTGCTGCACCCACGCAGATTCCCGGCATGGGCTACGTGGACAACCGCATGCACTACGATTTCAACTTCGATGCCAGCGGTCCAACGATCGTTCCGGCGGTGCTGCTCCCTCGGAATGACGATTCCTCGGACGTGCCGGCCGCTGAGAAGAGCTATGTATCGAAGCTCATTCAGAAATATGCCAAGCTTTACGAAATTCCGGAATCGCTCATCCATCGCGTCGTTCATCGCGAGAGCCGCTACAATCCGAAGGCCTATAATAGGGCCGGTTATTTCGGCCTGATGCAGATCAAATACAATACCGCCAAGTCCATGGGTTACGAAGGTCCGCCTTCAGGCCTGCTCGACGCGGAGACCAACATTAAATATGCCGCGAAATATCTGCGCGGCGCTTGGATGGTGGCCGACAACAAGGCTGAAAACAAGGAAGTCAATGCGGTTCAGCTCTATGCGCATGGCTATTATTTCGACGCCAAGCGCAAGGGCCTAGAGGCCGTCGCAAACGGCAATTACTGA
- a CDS encoding lytic murein transglycosylase codes for MDPYTIRRSALALVFASAMASVAMAQNATPTAAPNTGGTGASQVACGGDLASFLAGVKADAIAAGADAAAADKTLAGAQIDQKVLSMDRGQGVFRQTFLEFSQRTVSQGRLDIGRQKMKQYADVFAKAEQDYGVPPGVITAFWAMETDFGAVQGNFNTRNALVTLAHDCRRPDFFRPRLIALIELVQRGDVDPATTTGAWAGEIGQTQMLPPDIIAYGTDGDGDGHVNLKTSAPDVILTTARFLQHLGFQRGQPWLQEVTVPDNLPWEKSGIGGTLTAGDWFQLGVKPRDGNTNFGSLPAALILPQGRKGPAFLTYPNYNAYLGWNQSFIYTTSAAYFATRFAGAPTYNKGTPEAGLNDVDMKALQTKLTARGYDVGKIDGILGSGTRVAVQKEQFRLGLPADGWATQSLLNAL; via the coding sequence ATGGACCCCTATACTATTCGACGCAGCGCACTCGCGTTGGTCTTCGCTTCAGCCATGGCAAGTGTGGCAATGGCGCAGAACGCAACCCCGACTGCGGCGCCGAATACAGGTGGAACCGGTGCCTCACAGGTGGCATGCGGCGGGGACCTCGCTTCCTTCCTGGCCGGTGTCAAGGCCGATGCCATCGCGGCCGGCGCAGATGCGGCCGCCGCGGACAAGACCCTTGCCGGTGCTCAGATCGACCAGAAGGTCCTCTCCATGGACCGAGGCCAGGGCGTATTCCGACAGACCTTCCTCGAATTCTCGCAGCGCACGGTCAGCCAGGGTCGCCTAGATATCGGTCGCCAGAAGATGAAGCAGTATGCCGACGTCTTCGCCAAGGCCGAGCAGGACTACGGTGTCCCTCCCGGTGTCATCACGGCCTTCTGGGCCATGGAAACTGACTTCGGCGCCGTTCAGGGCAATTTCAACACCCGCAACGCCTTGGTCACTCTCGCACATGACTGCCGCCGGCCGGACTTCTTCCGCCCGCGCCTGATCGCGCTGATCGAATTAGTGCAGCGTGGCGATGTTGACCCGGCGACCACCACAGGTGCATGGGCCGGCGAAATTGGTCAGACGCAGATGCTGCCCCCCGATATCATTGCCTATGGCACCGATGGCGACGGCGACGGTCATGTCAATTTGAAGACGAGCGCACCCGACGTCATTCTGACCACGGCAAGGTTCCTTCAGCATCTCGGCTTCCAGCGTGGCCAGCCTTGGCTGCAGGAGGTCACGGTGCCAGATAATCTGCCCTGGGAGAAATCCGGCATCGGCGGCACGCTCACGGCTGGCGATTGGTTCCAGCTCGGCGTCAAGCCGCGCGACGGCAACACGAATTTCGGCTCGCTGCCGGCCGCCCTCATCCTGCCGCAGGGTCGCAAGGGCCCGGCTTTCCTGACCTATCCGAATTACAACGCCTATCTCGGATGGAACCAGTCGTTCATCTACACGACGTCCGCGGCCTATTTCGCCACCCGTTTTGCCGGTGCTCCGACCTACAACAAGGGCACACCGGAAGCGGGCCTGAACGATGTCGATATGAAAGCGCTTCAGACCAAGCTCACGGCACGGGGCTACGATGTCGGCAAGATCGACGGCATTCTCGGCTCCGGCACGCGCGTCGCCGTCCAAAAGGAACAGTTTCGTCTCGGCCTTCCCGCCGATGGTTGGGCGACGCAATCATTACTGAACGCGCTTTGA